CAAGCACTTCTTGATCACTGATCAATAACTTATGGGAGGTGAGGGCGGCAGAGCATATTATAAACACCCCACCCTACTTCAGACGTTCACACTATAGCCAGCTGTGTTTTACAGCTGTTTCTGAACTGAAATCGCAGTGAAACAAATCCAGGgaatttttaaacctttcatgttttttaaataaaaatattatgCAGTTTGAACTGTATCACGGCTAGACTATGACAGACAAAAACCAagacaaaaaccaaaataacCATGAAGTGGTGATGCCAGAGAGGGAAATATTCATATGAATATGCAGATTCTTATAAAAGCCTCAATAATCACTCAAAATagctttaaaacacacaaaactgattAAATTATCAGAATTGAGTTTATAAagacatctaaaaaaaaaaagttgctcaaACTAACAATTCGTTTCAACCCAAATTTCTAGATCACCTCGAATTTCTTTTCTCGTCTAATCAAAAGTTCACTGAGCCATAGATGGACGCAGCTGAATGCCACATTTCAagtaaagttttattttaccTAAGTGAGGAAATGAGCCAAGCTGCAAAGTCAAATCCTTTTGAAAGTGCTGTTGGATTTCCATGTTTGCGCACACAGGAAGAACGCAGCTCCGGAGACGGGCGTAATGTCACCCTCAGCCGGCGTTAATGAAAGACACATCAGCACATTATTTGCCTGATTAAACGGTCGTGATTTATCTCATTAcctttgaaacaaacaaaccaaacaaacacactgcctTCTCAGTGACTGCGTGGGTTTTCACAGCGTTGAGAGAAGCTGCTCGCTCAGGCTTCATacagctgctgaagctgagaAACTCTCCAGAGGGAAGTATATCTGCACACTCAGATCTATGCAAAAGTTCTTTTGAGTAATGTGAGCTGTAAATCTTTCAGACGTGAGACATTCTCACTCAGATAAAGCGCCTTTTGTGCACATATTGGTGCACTGATATATATCTCTGTCTGAACCATAAACCGCAGGTAACATGCGGGACACACCCGCCCACCAGCTGGGCTTGTCGACTTGAATGCAAATACAGCAAACGGAAATCAGAGGCTGTGAAAGTATGAAGTCTGAACAGACACAGGTTTGATGTTTCTTCCTTGCTGAGTTGAATAGAAAAGTAAATGTTGAAACTGAAATAAACGTTCGATTAGATACACGTTTCTTCTCAACATCATGGATCACAATCCATCACTGTGCGGACACAGCAATGGCGCCGTCGTATTGAGCGTCGTGAAAACTGGACGTATCTTCTGTGCCGAGTCTCCTTCACTCACACCGACTGGACGTTTCGTCATTGACTGGCGGATGACTTGCATATTAACGAAGTCTCATTCTTCATCCTGTGCGCCTGCCAGAGTCCTTGACAGTCAGTCCTCCGGACCGTCGTTTAGCTCTCATGCCTATTGCTCCATGCTTGCCCCTGCATTCTGCTGTCCTCCCCagatttccatttcattttctcGTTTTCCCGTCCAGCAAAGTGGAGCTCTGAATAGCAGTCATCATCTTGCACTGGAGGAGATGCTGattgcctaaaaaaaaaaaaaaaaaaaatgaacccaGCTCACGACGAGGAGCACGAGCGTCTCAGACATGCTTCAACAGGTGCaatgaaaacaattttaaaGCCCTTCTAACAATATATTAGGTTAATTTATTACCTCTCTGAAATGCTTGAATGGAGCACCTGTCAGTGTTTAGTCTCAGCTGAATAAAAGCTCTCTGCTCATCATGCGGGTCTGCATTCTAtttgtattgtgttgtattgAGACGTCCGTGGGATCCATACTGTGACAACACAACGGTTTTTCAGCGCATGTTGTCTTTGTCGTAATTGTTTTGTTCTCCAGCACACCATCCCTCTTGATCCCGCTGTAAATCCTGAAAGGCAGTGTCTTCCTAATTCCTTCCATCTGTCAATCCTGCtttgtatatttatatttaatatgaATGGTCCTCATCTTTTGCAGAGGATTATGATTATTTCCTTTAAagcatttccatttatttttatatctgATCCAGTTGGCTACAGATACTGCACATCAATGAGAGTGGGGAGGCGCAGCTTGGACTGCAGATAATGGGGAGTATCTCAAatgcattacaaaaaaaaaaaaaaaggcagtgatTTAATTTCAAATATTAAAACCAAGCAGTGAAGATGTGGTTTTTGCAGGCGCTATTCAACACACATTCAACGCTGCATTTGTTCTCTGCTCACAAATTTCATTTAGGCCTCCATTATCATGAGTAGACAATTGAGTTTTGGTAAATTCTTCCATTAATTCAACCATTATTCACAGCGAACTCctctgtgtgcttgtgtttacATTTCAGATGGGAAATGATTCGGACGCATCTGCTGTGTTTGCCTCCACCATCTCCAAGGAGTACGACATTCTCATGGGTTCCCTCTACAGCGTGTTCTGTGAGTCGAGCCGAGGCGCTCCCTCCCTGCTGTCTTCGTGTTCTGTCGACTCCGTGCGTCTTCACGCCGGCTCCGTCTCCTTCTCTCCATAGGCGTACTGTCCCTCATAGGCAACTGCATTCTCCTACTTGTTGCTTATCACAAGCGCTCAACCTTGAAACCGGCAGAGTTCTTCATCATCAATCTTTCCATAAGCGACCTCGGAATGACGCTCAGTTTATTTCCACTGGCCATACCGTCGGCATTTGTACACAGGTATCTCCGAAGTCACTTTCCACATCTTTTACAGCAATTAATTATTTCTCTGAGAATCTAATTGACTGTAAATGGAAACTAATTTGACTACAAACAATGATTGAGTCATTTCATGGTAATTATTCAGCTGATTAGTTGGATAAACACTGTGCAAACGTTTTCTGAGTGTCCGGATCTTTCCCTGTgctctgtgactgtgtgtgcaggtggctGTTTGGGGAAACCACCTGCCAGCTCTATGCTATGTGTGGAGTTCTCTTTGGTCTGTGCAGCCTGACAAACCTCACTGCCCTCTCTTTAGTGTGCTGCCTTAAAGTCTGTCTTCCCAGCCGTGGTGAGCAGATAATCCCACAGTATTATGATTTTGTCAGCCAAACCGAACAtcattggggttttttttttttttttaattagtccTAAAGGTGAGGGTTAGTAGGGCACAAAAAAATTTGTCTCACAAAATGTTTGGGTCAAAAAATAATGGAAATTAGCCATTTAAAGAGGCAAACAGGTAAAGTATAGATTGTGAAAAAGAGCAGTAAAGATCTGGACTGAAGCAagatcaaaaataaaaaaacaaactactgATTTGAATAAAAGTACCATATATTTGTAAAGTAAAAATGGGAATCAGGCTATAAAATGGAagactttgatgtttttttctgaattcatGCATGAATCCTCCCAGAGGAAAATTCCGCATATTTTACATGCATacatgttttaaaagaaaacttgaCCTTTTTCTTGCTTCAGTCAAGTTGTTTTACCTTATCAATATATCCTAAATGCAACTGAAACTTGAAAATGAAGAGCCTGATTTGCCGTTCACCATCTTTATTGGCTGAATCACAAGACGTAGCAGTGGATCCATGTGCCTGACCGAAAAGACAAAGTAACATCAGTCCGATGTATTTTTAGACCGATGTTAATCATGCAGCCTGTAATTAAAACTCTGATGGATGTTTAATGCTATGAAAAGCAAATTAAATGTTAATAATAAGAGTCGGCGGATGGATTGTGCCGATGTGAGAATCTTGATTTTGGGGCTTCGCGACTCGATTGCACAGACCACAAATGATGTCCCTCTCATACATACTGCCCTATTTCTGATCAGCAGGGTAAGACAGAGACATTATGTCACCTCAGTTTTATCCAAACAGTGCCAATTACAGCACAGTCTCCTCAAGATACGACCACGTGAGAAAACGTAGGCGATggcggagaggaaaaaaactcctggttaacaggaagaaacctttgaaTAACAAGGTTCAGAGGATCCAGTTTACTGATCCAGTTGGGGGTAGAAAGAGATAAAAGTAGAGGACAGAGACCAACAAGCTCTCTTCAATAGTTTCTATCATTCAAAAGATAAGAAATATTTACTGAGCATAGCAAGAGGTTTCACTAACTCACAGAAATGACCATCAACCGTCTACTGAGTTGATACAGAGACAATGAACCAATGCAGATCATGCCAACACCTGACCGAATGTATTTCTCGTTCTCCTCCGCCATCAGGTAACAAGTTCTCCCCGTCGCACGCCCGTCTCCTGCTGGCTGGGGTCTGGTTCTATGCCTCGGTGTTTGCCGTGGGGCCGCTGGCTCGGTGGGGGCGTTACGGCCCCGAGCCCTACGGCACGGCCTGCTGCATCGACTGGCACGCGCCAAACCACGAGCTCCTGGCGTTGTCTTACATCGTCTGCCTTTTTGTGTTCTGCTATTCGCTGCCCTGCACCATCATCTTCCTCTCCTACACCTTCATCCTGCTGACGGTGAGGGGGTCCCGCCAGGCCGTCCAGCAGCACGTGTCACCGCAGACCAAGACCACCAACGCCCACGTCCTGATCGTCAAGGTCAGACGATATGCGTGTGTTTCTTCACTGACTTCAGGTTTTAAAGTTGACAGCATATATGTAAGATATGAGACAACACATCATTCAGAGGCTAGAAAAATGTGTTGCTGATTACTTTCTGTGTCTTTGTATTACTCTCTGATGCATATGCAGCAACGTCTGTGAGAGCGAGACGAAACGCTGGCTTGAATGTTGTCATCAGCATCGCTTTTGTTTGTTCGCACAAATGCTggacacagaaaaacactgagacctgagccaAGAGCTCAGTGGAGCTGCAGCgaagtagcattagcatcaaagccatACTGTGTGGGTGAAAACACGCacgctgaaggctgcagaaattgTGCAGCCTGAAAAGCAAACGGACTTTTTCCCCACATCgctctgaagaaaaacactgaggcAGACAAGAGTCGAGGTCTTCTTGCAGATTTGCCAAATGAAGCTCACTGTTCAGTACATGTTGTTTCAGTGTAGCAGAATGAAAAGACAAATCAGGAGCCACAATTGGAGGACATGTTGTGGacatgagaaaaaagacaaaaagggaaattgtggaaaaaatattttcattcaaGATGAAATACAGACACCGGTGGTGTTGTGTGGTTACTGACTGTACTCGTGTGTATctgtttcatgtgtgtgtgtatgctacTTTCCTACAGTTATCAGTGGCAGTATGCATCGGGTTCCTTGGCGCCTGGACCCCGTATGCTGTGGTGGCCATGTGGGCTGCGTTCGGAGACGCCACGGAGGTTCCACCGACCGCATTCGCGTTGGCCGCCATGTTTGCCAAGTCCTCCACCATCTACAACCCAATGGTCTACCTGCTGTGCAAGCCCAACTTCCGCGAGTGTCTGTACAGAGACTCGTCCATGCTGCGGCAGATGATCTACCGGGGAAGCCCCCAGCTGGAGCCCAAAGACCGCTTCGGATCCACCTCGCAGCGCAACAAAGACACCAGTGTCTCCACGCGCTTCTCAAACGGACAGCAGGAGAGCTACGGGGCCTGTCTGCACTGCACCGAGAGCGCGGCACTGTGTCATGTGACGCCCCCCCAGAGGACTGCCTGCATCCTGACCGGGTCCACCTACACAGAGGTGACAGTCAGCCGCCTTTCAGCCGAACCACAGGCTAACTTCCTCTAGTGGCGCGGCCACCGCTATTCGCGAAACTAACTAAATGggacacattttttaaaaaagacagaaatagtACAAGTTGTACTTTCAACAAGATGTCACCGCACGGTAACAGCAGACTTACGAGGACCGAGGACTGCGTCTCTACTGAAAAAACGGAAAGACTTCTTCTTGGGAAACGCTTGGGATTCCTATAATCTGCACTCTGCCGACTTCATCTGAGAAAATGTGCCAGAGAAATTCATACTTGTAACGTCTGGAAGGATGTGTCGGCTTGTTTCCCGTTTAATTTCAATGCACTGGCATTTAACTGAATTCTCAGAGAGCAGAAAATATGATCGGGGAGCCCCTGCTGCTCCAAGGTTAATTAGTAAAATATATGCTTTTGTATGCAGAGTGGGGTGAAATAAGTTTAATATTTGAccaaagcaaacaaaaccagAAGATGTGGTTCGACACTGAACATGATATCAAAGGGGACCAGGGAAGTGAAGGACATGTGTATGTAAAGTTGGACTTTACCCAAAACGATGAAGATTGTCCCCCTTCAGGCTCAGCCATCTGCACTGACGTCCTTGTCACTAGTGGGATCTACTGCAAGAGACGCATGAAATCAATCTGACAGCCGCTGTTTTTCCAGTAAGAGTGAAACGACCAACTTTTAGCAGCCACTTCATGCCTACAGGGGCCGAGTATCTGACACTAGAAAGACAGATTCAGGTGGAGTACCGCTTCAGTGAAGAGGCCTGTGCTCGGCAGGGCTTCCCTGGAACATGCAGCCAGCTGTTACCTCCCTAAACCAAAGAAGGAAATCTAAATTCATATTGATAGAACACCAACCGCTGGCTACTTTGTTCTGCAGAGTAAGTTATTTAGGCCTTGTTTCCTCTAGATCTCTGGCATTTAAAGTGATCTTAGTTCAAATTAATTTGATGAGAAATGAACCAATGTGACCCCTGTAATGCAGACTGCGGAATGGGCGCAGTGTCCTCTGAAAGACCGGGAGAAAAGCGAGGACTATTAATCTATCAGTCTCCTCCTGGACATCCACGGTGAGACCGTCCAATCACAGTCAAGCTTCACCATCATGTCACACAATGACAACATGCAGTGAGAATCTCTCAATAACGTTGAATAACAGTCAGATGTTGaaaactgtgtttattttggggggtaaaaaaaaaaaaaaaatcaacagaagcACTTATTCATTGCCCGCTTTAAGACAATTCTCTGTTTAATCAATCACCACAAGTCCGTGCAGCCTGAATATAATTACAGGCAAAAGGGATCATAAGTCATAGAGTATTAaaggtgattttatttttgtccttttttcctGCTAAACCTTCTACAATTGTACATTAAGTGTCTATTTGAATagatatgaatgaaaacagtgaCTCTTTGGATTTCAATCAATGATGGTGACAATCAAGTCTTATCCTGCATGACAGAGTtctcctgaaaacacaatgctctgctctgtttttgaTGTGCCACTGTGCTGTGTGATTTTTGACGTGTATATATGGAAAGCATAAAGTATGTATTTACGTTATCATCCAAACTGATTTTTGTGAAGCCTTATTTACTAAAGATGTAAAAAATATTCAATGGCTgttggggttttgttttttgttttttttgtttttttttcttggaaaaaaaatgcagcattttcgTCCAGAAAGCCAGGGCATAATTTCAAACTAGAATTAATGCTGGACATGAAAAAGATGTAAAATATAATGAAGTGTGTGAATACAGAATAACTTTTCTAAaaggaagacttttttttttgctcgatGTTTTTGATCATTCTCTTGGAGGAAGTGTTACTTTGGAAAATGTTCATTAACTTGAGAGCACAGCGGGCTTAAATTCACAGGCAATTTAATTTTCGAGCAAAAGGAGAGTACTGACATTGCAGGAGGCACCATGGAGCGGTCTCTGTTTAAAATTCCTGGATTGATCTGCACCACTTCCCAAGGCTAAAATGAAAACTTCTCACTTCAACAAAAGCCAATAATATACAATTTTTGATGAAGTAATTCCGAAAAATTACCATGAACGGCAAAAACTCGCTCCAGTTTTGTAATCATCCAATCCTCTTAATCATTTATTgacacaaaacagagaaaaatgtgtttttgatgcATATCTAGCCATTCAttcaaaatacatttgaatGAATGTTTAATTGATCACATTTCCATAATGAAGCACATGAGAAAAATCATCATATGTTGACCtcttaaaaatgcaaaacattgaAATGCATATCGATATGATGCAAAGCTATCTTTTGAAGTGATCCACTTCAATCGGAGCTAAACTGAGctggaatgaaatgaaaaggaaaaccccCGGCCAGCGGGGAGCATAAGCAAGTATGCATGAAGGATCAACTTAGATGCAGAGTAATTTATTTTCCCACAGTTGAAAAGAACAGGGATATGGATAAGCGTTTCACTGGCAACCATTGCAAGGAGGCAGTGAGAAACAGCCAGATGAGGAATTAAAAGGGAAATAATGGCAAACAGAATGTGGTGAAAAACTGTGGGAACTGACAGACTGGTGCTGGGCCTTTTTGAAACCTATTGCCAATCCAAAAATAGTGATTACTTGAGAGAATTGATGGTCAACTGCATCTGATTTTAGAAAGACAGATGGTTTTAGGGcaataaacacaaaactaaTAGAGTACTGTTAGAGTGTACACTGTTTTGCCATCGCTGGAATTTAcccaaatataaaaatatgctGAAAACCACaatcaaataatttttttaattttggcatgtgtgtgtttgtggaagcGTGTGCCTGTTTTCTGTAAGAAAGAGACAGAGTgtaagaaagagaagagaaaaaagagatcAGAGGATTTCTCTGGCTTTAAGCTTCTTCACCTTACCTCCAGTATGAAGCAGCCAGTCATGCCTGGCGGCTTCAGATTGACGTCAGCACAACACTGTTCTGCATTGATTGAAATGCAGTGAGTTATTCAAACTCGTCTCAGGTAAGGTTCAAAACAAACTACAGCAATGGTTCTTGCAAACTGTTAGATTTACAATAATATGaagctagaaaaaaaaagaaagtggaatCTGCATAAAAATATTCAGCCAAAGTTAAATCAgtgaagtcatttttttttttttgcctcaaaaATGTGTGACTGTTCAAGACTGTTATATCATTAACTTTAATTTACAAATCAGGGAGGGAATCATTCATCTTTTAGAAACCCATCCTTTACTTAATAATCCCAATAAGTTCTAATTGTATCTACACTATTGTGACAACCGCTTGGTTAACAGTGTGTTGGTGTTCTTTTCCTGTATAGTATTGTATGAAGGAACATATTGCTCATAGTGGCATAGCATTACATGCATCAATGCACtttcattaaagaaataaaatatcagTTCAAGCAGAATAAACTATAGCGAGGCACCATGAGTCAAGTCACAATCTATGTGAATATGTCAGTCGCAAatgtaaatgtgacatttttgtgACTAGAGCTGTTGCATTCAACTGGCATTTCATGCTTGGTCACCTTTATAAATCCTCAAGTAAAATTGTTGTGCTGCAAAACAAAGTACAGTGGCCTCACAGCAATGCTGAGTGATTTACCTGGGGCGGCCTTTTATGTGATGTTTGCGTGTTCCCCCTCTACATATGTGCATTTTCTCTGGGTATTTTGATTTCCTCTTGTCCTGAATgtaaaggatggatggatgtgagaCTGTCACAACTTGGCAGCACAGTTTATGTCTTCTTGGTGTTTGATGCCCTCTAGTGTATAAAATCAGAATAACAATGGGCCTCTGGATCTCCTGCGATTTGAATATTTGGGCtgattcattaaaaaattaaaaccttCTCATCCCTTTAGAACATTTGGTAAAAGACCCAAGACACATTAACATATATTCTAGGTTAATGTAGTTGATTAAATATTAGCTCTGGTCAAAGTTGAATAACCAAAAATTCAATGATAAGGGACGAGGAAGCACCCAACCTTCATTATGGATGAAATTTTAGAAGACAACATTAAAAATCGCAATTGATATCATTTTACTCAAAATTGTGTATGGTATGTAACTAAGTCAGCAAGTGAGtgaataattaaataattaaataaatagataaataaataaataaataaataaataaataaataaatttgacagTCGTCCTTTGCTATACGACGTCACGTAGTTCCCGCCTCCTCGCGGTGATTTGCGCCTCGGTGTCAACTGTCAAAGCGCGGCATTTTCAAATTTACGGTAAGCgtgttcagcttttctttcacGAAGTATGCAAAAATAGCACCTTATAACTTTAAGAGTGAATGGTGAATAATAACACGAGAAAGTATGTGACGGTTTACGCTTGAATATCTGTTCTTGGAGCGTGTTAGCCAAACTGACCGTGAACGTCGAAGCTCGGTTAGCCACACTGCTAATACTTTGCTAATACTTCCAAGCTTCTTAAATGTCAGGTGTATCAGTCTTACCTTATGTTGCTGAATTGCATTGAAACACGCTGATATATTTGCGACAGGTGACTGCGAAGTGTCCAGTATGTTTTACACTCAACTGTTGTCCAAACGAGGCCCATTGGCCAAAATCTGGCTGGCAGCTCACTGGGAGAGGAAGCTCACCAAGGCCAACGTGTTTGAATGTAACCTGGAGACCACCATCAGAGACATCATATCACCAAAGGTGAGCCCAGAGCCCACCCTCCAAAACCAAAACCTGGCACCATATAAAGACCATCTATAAGAATATCTACCctttgtaaaaacacattttttcccACTTTATTTTCAGTTGATTAAATGATTTGATAAGCTCTGGTGCTCCAATGAGGTGTGAATTTTGCTTGTCTTTGTAGATGAAAATTGGTTTGAGGACATCTGGTCATCTGCTCCTCGGTGTGGTCAGAATCTActcaaaaaaagcaaattaCCTCCTGACAGACTGCAACAATGCCCTGGTCAAAATTAAAGTGACATTCAGGCCAGGTAACAcacttcatgtgtttttttgtttttttgtttttttttgcagtgccAGTAAACACTGAAATATAAGTAATGCAAAGACAACCACATGCATGAATTGAAATACATTTACAAGGTGAAACACTTAAGGGTAAaatcacagcattttttttttttaatgttggctCTGTGACAGGCATTATTTAATCAATGGAGAGTTTGTATATTCTCCCAgtgcatgcatgggttttctccaggtgctccagttttctcccacagtccaaaaacctgCCTTTGCAAAATTACTTTAGTATCAAAGTTACACTGCAAGGACTAATGTCGTGGTTGTATGGGTTATATTTTTTTGGCTATTTCACGAGCCATTTTCATAGTTCACATCGTTAGGATGACAGCGCACAGCTTATcgtttttatctgtttttatttctaaagatGAGCCATTTGTTTCTCTGAAACTCCTGAACACAGCACATCACTCTGcatcatttgcatgttttcgtCTCAACCCTCCAGGACAGACCGATTTGCCTCAAGAGGGACTTGAGGCAGCAACTAAAGCTATTACCTTAGTGGAAGGTTTCAGCACTTTTGATGACGAGTTGCCACACCCCAGGTACTTTTGATGGCACTGTTTGAGTAATAACTAGAAATGCAGACTGATTATCACAGATGTACAAAATCTGAATTTgtgatggatgtttttttttatatgtaatgAACAAATATTGTGCTTTTGCACACTCTATGTTGACAGCGACATCGACATTGCTGATCACTTTTCACTGAACCAGAGTCGATCAGAGGAAATTACTCTGAAAGAGGATTTTGAAAACAACCTTTTGACCTTCACACGTTTTGGTAAGAAACACGCTGATTTTCAGACTGCTGGAATCGTGTGTGCTGCTCATGTGAACCTGTTTATATCTTAACTGTTAGCTTTTCATCTCCATCATCTGATCAGGAATATCTTCCTAAAAATGCAGCACCTCATTGTAATATTTTGAAAGTTGAGATGTAAAACGAATCACTGATGATTCTTTGAATTTTATACTATGAAAGTGCAGATGAGTTGctaactttgtttttatttttactgtttttttctgtcatt
The DNA window shown above is from Salarias fasciatus chromosome 20, fSalaFa1.1, whole genome shotgun sequence and carries:
- the opn7d gene encoding opsin 7, group member d, with amino-acid sequence MGNDSDASAVFASTISKEYDILMGSLYSVFCVLSLIGNCILLLVAYHKRSTLKPAEFFIINLSISDLGMTLSLFPLAIPSAFVHRWLFGETTCQLYAMCGVLFGLCSLTNLTALSLVCCLKVCLPSRGNKFSPSHARLLLAGVWFYASVFAVGPLARWGRYGPEPYGTACCIDWHAPNHELLALSYIVCLFVFCYSLPCTIIFLSYTFILLTVRGSRQAVQQHVSPQTKTTNAHVLIVKLSVAVCIGFLGAWTPYAVVAMWAAFGDATEVPPTAFALAAMFAKSSTIYNPMVYLLCKPNFRECLYRDSSMLRQMIYRGSPQLEPKDRFGSTSQRNKDTSVSTRFSNGQQESYGACLHCTESAALCHVTPPQRTACILTGSTYTEVTVSRLSAEPQANFL